GCGCTGGCCCACCATCATCAGGAGGCCGCGGTGGGAGTGGTGATCCTTCTTGTGGACCTTGAGGTGCTCGGAAAGCCGATTGATCCTCAGGGTAAGGAGCGCCACCTGGACCTCGGTGCTCCCCGTGTCCCCGGGGAAACGGGCGAACTCCTGAATGACCTTCTGCTTCTCTTCCTTCGTGATGGGCATGTTTTCCCTCCGTCAGGCGGGAAGGCGCTTTAAGCCCCTTCCTCCTCGAGGCGGTCTCCCGCCAAGCCTTACCCAGGATAGGCCCTCCTCCCCGTCCCGTCAACCAGGAAGACGGCGTCTCCCGCACGGCGAAGAGGAG
This region of Thermus thermophilus genomic DNA includes:
- the rpsO gene encoding 30S ribosomal protein S15, whose amino-acid sequence is MPITKEEKQKVIQEFARFPGDTGSTEVQVALLTLRINRLSEHLKVHKKDHHSHRGLLMMVGQRRRLLRYLQREDPERYRALIEKLGLRG